The following are encoded in a window of Nakamurella sp. A5-74 genomic DNA:
- the tsf gene encoding translation elongation factor Ts, with protein sequence MANYSAADVKRLRELTGAGFMDCKKALEEAEGDFEKATEILRIKGNKDAGKRAERTTAEGMVATSGHALIELNSETDFVAKNSEFSELAQAIAGVAAGDVDPTVEAVLAAPLGNGTVVDAVQALSSKIGEKLVLNRVAKFNGSTAVYLHKRNQDLPPSIGVLVAYAGDGGDAAEAARGAAMQISALRARFVTKDDVPADVLESERRIAEATAREEGKPEAALPRIVEGRVTGFYKEAVLVEQSSVRDSKKTVGAQLAEAGVTVTGFVRFEVGTV encoded by the coding sequence ATGGCGAACTACAGTGCCGCTGACGTCAAGCGGCTCCGCGAACTGACCGGCGCCGGATTCATGGATTGCAAGAAGGCGCTCGAGGAAGCCGAGGGCGACTTCGAGAAGGCCACCGAGATCCTGCGGATCAAGGGCAACAAGGACGCGGGCAAGCGTGCCGAGCGCACCACCGCGGAGGGCATGGTCGCCACCAGCGGCCACGCGCTCATCGAGCTCAACTCCGAGACCGACTTCGTCGCGAAGAACTCCGAGTTCTCCGAGCTGGCGCAGGCCATCGCCGGTGTCGCTGCCGGCGACGTCGATCCGACGGTCGAGGCCGTCCTGGCCGCGCCGCTCGGCAACGGCACCGTCGTGGACGCCGTCCAGGCGCTGTCGTCGAAGATCGGCGAGAAGCTGGTACTCAACCGGGTGGCCAAGTTCAACGGCTCGACGGCTGTCTACCTGCACAAGCGCAACCAGGACCTGCCGCCTTCCATCGGGGTGCTCGTCGCCTACGCGGGTGACGGGGGCGACGCAGCGGAGGCCGCTCGCGGCGCCGCCATGCAGATCTCGGCGTTGCGCGCTCGGTTCGTCACCAAGGACGACGTGCCGGCCGACGTGCTGGAGTCCGAGCGGCGGATCGCCGAGGCGACCGCCCGCGAGGAGGGCAAGCCGGAGGCTGCGCTGCCGAGGATCGTCGAGGGCCGCGTGACCGGGTTCTACAAGGAAGCCGTCCTGGTCGAGCAGAGCTCGGTGCGGGACAGCAAGAAGACCGTCGGAGCCCAGCTGGCCGAGGCCGGCGTCACCGTGACCGGCTTCGTCCGGTTCGAGGTGGGCACCGTCTGA
- the frr gene encoding ribosome recycling factor: MSEALDMALLDAEEKMEKAFNVTKEDLASIRTGRATPNIFNKLSVEYYGAQTPLPQMASISIPEARMAIIKPYDATQLQAIEKSIRDSDLGINPSNDGNIIRIVFPQLTEERRRDLGKQARSRGEDAKVTVRNVRRKAKDDIDKLVKDGDIGEDEGSRAEKDLQHTTDKFVSGIDDLVKHKEAELLEV; this comes from the coding sequence ATGAGCGAGGCTCTCGACATGGCACTGCTGGACGCCGAGGAGAAGATGGAGAAGGCGTTCAACGTCACCAAGGAAGACCTCGCGTCGATCCGTACCGGACGCGCGACGCCGAACATCTTCAACAAGCTCAGCGTCGAGTACTACGGTGCGCAGACGCCGCTGCCGCAGATGGCGTCCATCTCCATCCCGGAAGCGCGGATGGCGATCATCAAGCCCTACGACGCCACCCAGCTGCAGGCGATCGAGAAGTCGATCCGCGATTCCGACCTGGGCATCAACCCGTCCAACGACGGCAACATCATCCGGATCGTGTTCCCGCAGCTGACCGAGGAGCGCCGCCGCGACCTCGGCAAGCAGGCCCGCTCCCGCGGCGAGGACGCCAAGGTCACGGTTCGCAATGTCCGCCGCAAGGCCAAGGACGACATCGACAAGCTCGTCAAGGACGGCGACATCGGTGAGGACGAGGGCTCCCGCGCCGAGAAGGACCTACAGCACACCACCGACAAGTTCGTCAGCGGCATCGACGACCTGGTCAAGCACAAGGAAGCCGAACTGCTCGAGGTCTGA
- the pyrH gene encoding UMP kinase translates to MTETFTDETTTETWIGAGDVTPSPRRPFHRVLLKLGGEMFGGGEVGVDPVVVSTVARQIAEVVAGGVQVAVVIGGGNFFRGAELQTRGMDRARSDYMGMLGTVMNCLALQDFLEREHGLDTRVQTAITMGQVAEPYIPRKAIRHLEKGRVVIFGAGVGMPFFSTDTTAAQRALEIGAEVVLMGKAVDGVFDADPRVVLDATMFSEITHREVLEKGLKVADATAFSLCMDNAMPMIVFNLLEQGNIARAAAGEPIGTLVHTPRQA, encoded by the coding sequence ATGACCGAGACGTTCACCGACGAGACCACCACCGAGACATGGATCGGTGCAGGTGACGTCACTCCCTCTCCTCGCCGTCCGTTCCACCGGGTGCTGCTCAAGCTGGGTGGCGAGATGTTCGGCGGGGGAGAGGTCGGGGTCGATCCGGTCGTCGTCTCCACCGTCGCGCGGCAGATCGCCGAGGTGGTGGCCGGTGGGGTGCAGGTCGCCGTCGTCATCGGCGGCGGCAACTTCTTCCGCGGGGCCGAACTGCAGACCCGCGGCATGGACCGGGCGCGCTCCGACTACATGGGCATGCTCGGCACCGTCATGAATTGCCTGGCACTGCAGGATTTCCTGGAACGTGAGCACGGCCTGGACACCCGGGTGCAGACCGCCATCACCATGGGCCAGGTCGCCGAGCCGTACATCCCGCGCAAAGCAATCCGGCACCTCGAGAAGGGCCGCGTCGTCATCTTCGGGGCCGGCGTGGGCATGCCGTTCTTCTCCACCGACACCACCGCCGCCCAGCGCGCGTTGGAGATCGGCGCCGAGGTGGTGCTGATGGGCAAGGCGGTCGACGGGGTCTTCGATGCCGACCCGCGGGTCGTGCTGGATGCCACGATGTTCTCCGAAATCACCCACCGCGAGGTGCTCGAGAAGGGTCTCAAGGTCGCCGACGCCACCGCGTTCAGCCTGTGCATGGACAACGCGATGCCGATGATCGTGTTCAACCTGCTCGAGCAGGGCAACATTGCCAGGGCGGCCGCGGGCGAACCGATCGGTACCCTGGTGCACACCCCACGTCAGGCCTGA
- a CDS encoding phosphatidate cytidylyltransferase — protein MSDDGPPDPPAGPVDPGLPAAAPRASRAGRDLPMAIGVGVGLGILIVGSLLLYRPAFVVIIAAAVLASVWEMSGTLRRARSVEISWLPVGLGAVAIVAMSWFWGHEAQALGLALAALVCLLWRFPRGAEGYLRDVSASIFLLVYLGLFASFATLLVRPEDGAQRAMVFLIVVVCSDTGGYAAGALLGRHPMAPTISPKKSWEGFAGSAVAAMIGGALSVSLMLHTDWWEGVVVGAVLTVVAVIGDLAESLIKRDLGVKDMGTLLPGHGGVMDRLDSLLPSAVVAWALLAAFV, from the coding sequence ATGAGCGATGACGGGCCGCCGGATCCGCCGGCCGGACCGGTCGACCCCGGCCTCCCGGCGGCCGCCCCACGGGCCTCCCGCGCCGGACGCGACCTGCCGATGGCCATCGGTGTCGGCGTCGGGCTGGGCATCCTGATCGTCGGCTCGCTGTTGCTGTACCGGCCCGCCTTCGTGGTGATCATCGCGGCCGCCGTGTTGGCCTCGGTGTGGGAGATGAGCGGCACCCTGCGCAGGGCGCGCAGTGTCGAGATCTCCTGGCTACCGGTAGGTCTCGGTGCGGTGGCCATCGTGGCAATGAGCTGGTTCTGGGGGCACGAGGCGCAGGCGCTCGGGCTCGCGCTGGCGGCCCTGGTCTGTCTGCTCTGGCGCTTCCCGCGGGGCGCCGAGGGCTACCTGCGGGACGTCTCAGCCAGCATCTTCCTGCTCGTCTATCTCGGTCTGTTCGCCTCCTTCGCCACCCTGCTGGTCCGCCCGGAGGACGGAGCCCAGCGGGCCATGGTGTTCCTGATCGTGGTGGTCTGCTCCGACACCGGCGGGTACGCGGCCGGAGCCCTGCTGGGCCGCCATCCGATGGCGCCGACCATCTCGCCGAAGAAGTCCTGGGAGGGCTTCGCCGGATCCGCCGTCGCCGCGATGATCGGCGGGGCGCTGTCCGTGTCGCTGATGCTGCACACCGACTGGTGGGAGGGCGTCGTCGTCGGTGCGGTGTTGACCGTGGTCGCGGTGATCGGCGATCTGGCCGAGTCACTGATCAAGCGCGATCTCGGGGTCAAGGACATGGGAACCCTGCTGCCTGGGCACGGCGGTGTGATGGACCGGCTCGACTCCCTGCTGCCCAGCGCCGTGGTGGCTTGGGCACTGTTGGCCGCGTTCGTCTGA
- a CDS encoding M23 family metallopeptidase, whose translation MVFVHPSIRSAVQWPLLVVLVLGSGPAAGTGPAPTPVLPVSLQGTARDGPSGNGFVAPLAGAPVVLTPFRPPAERYGRGHRGVDLAATPGSRVRAAGAGTVVFAGPLAGRGVVSIEHASGLRTTYEPVDPSVSAGARVAAGQPIGTLSPGHPSCAPRGCLHWGARLGPQTYVDPMLLIGRIRIRLEPWSR comes from the coding sequence ATGGTCTTCGTCCACCCCTCCATCCGGTCTGCCGTGCAGTGGCCGCTGCTGGTCGTCCTCGTGCTGGGATCCGGTCCGGCGGCGGGCACCGGCCCGGCTCCCACACCCGTGCTGCCGGTGTCCCTCCAGGGCACCGCTCGGGACGGGCCTTCCGGCAACGGGTTCGTCGCCCCGCTCGCGGGCGCACCGGTCGTGTTGACGCCCTTCCGCCCACCTGCCGAGCGCTACGGCCGCGGCCATCGCGGCGTCGACCTGGCTGCGACACCGGGATCGAGGGTGCGGGCAGCCGGGGCAGGAACCGTCGTCTTCGCGGGTCCGCTCGCCGGCCGTGGGGTGGTGTCGATCGAGCATGCTTCCGGGCTGCGGACCACCTACGAGCCCGTCGATCCGTCGGTCTCCGCCGGCGCGCGCGTCGCGGCCGGTCAGCCGATCGGGACGCTGTCGCCAGGTCATCCGTCGTGTGCCCCACGGGGCTGTCTGCACTGGGGAGCCCGACTGGGTCCGCAGACGTACGTCGACCCGATGCTGCTCATCGGCAGGATCCGGATACGCCTCGAGCCGTGGAGCCGCTGA
- a CDS encoding Ig-like domain repeat protein, which yields MHRISTGARTAFRGIAIGGVAIALVTMPTVSADASMPAAAAATAPVIQQTAAAVAQLRPTITATAKASTIRLGSAVSVTGKVSGSKRVPTGRAVVNVNGVPRSNVKVAWNGTFTANITGLGPGTYTFAVRYAGDTTYAARYSAGFRVVVQTLSRTAVSSSTRIVYGDTLAVSAKVSASGVHTPSGRVAFYVSGHGFAAGNLSGAVATATVPVLKPGRYRVDGRYQGSSPVLGSVGSRLFDVVRAPSSVDVVLGSTTLEPNTRGTLKLAVSGTAVAPAGSAAILVDGVAKATVQLAAGRASVTLPVIAAGSHSVSVRYGGNSYYIGSTSASVTLKVKAAFVNGCNGAARACADLTHNLAWIQENGRIIYGPVPMLSGRPGYRTTTGMFSVYWKDIDHESSIFDSAPMPYSIFFNGGEAFHEGSLSIRSHGCVHLGNTAARYFWSALDYGDAVHVFGYAPY from the coding sequence ATGCACCGAATCAGCACAGGCGCGCGTACCGCGTTCCGGGGGATCGCGATCGGCGGGGTGGCCATTGCGCTGGTGACGATGCCCACCGTGTCCGCTGACGCCTCCATGCCTGCCGCGGCTGCGGCAACGGCACCGGTGATCCAGCAGACCGCGGCAGCGGTTGCCCAGCTCAGGCCCACCATCACGGCCACCGCCAAGGCTTCGACGATCCGCCTGGGATCGGCAGTCTCGGTCACGGGCAAGGTGTCCGGATCCAAGCGCGTCCCGACCGGCCGCGCGGTGGTCAACGTGAACGGTGTTCCGCGCTCCAACGTGAAGGTCGCCTGGAACGGCACCTTCACCGCGAACATCACCGGGCTCGGCCCAGGCACCTACACCTTTGCCGTCCGATATGCCGGCGACACCACCTATGCCGCCCGCTACTCGGCAGGCTTCCGGGTCGTGGTCCAGACGCTTTCGCGCACTGCCGTGAGCTCCTCGACCCGGATCGTCTACGGCGACACGCTGGCCGTCTCCGCCAAGGTCTCCGCATCAGGCGTCCATACCCCCTCGGGTCGGGTCGCCTTCTACGTCTCCGGCCACGGCTTCGCCGCCGGCAACCTCAGCGGCGCTGTCGCCACCGCGACGGTGCCAGTGCTCAAGCCCGGCCGGTATCGCGTCGACGGCCGGTACCAGGGCTCCTCGCCGGTGCTCGGCAGCGTCGGCTCCCGGTTGTTCGACGTGGTCCGCGCTCCGTCGTCGGTCGACGTGGTCCTGGGCAGCACGACGCTGGAACCCAACACCCGCGGCACCCTGAAGCTGGCCGTCTCCGGTACTGCCGTCGCACCGGCCGGCTCAGCCGCGATCCTCGTCGACGGTGTTGCGAAGGCCACCGTCCAGCTGGCCGCAGGCCGCGCCTCCGTCACCCTGCCGGTGATCGCCGCCGGGAGCCACTCTGTGTCGGTGCGCTACGGGGGCAACAGCTACTACATCGGCAGCACATCCGCATCCGTGACCCTCAAGGTCAAGGCGGCGTTCGTGAACGGCTGCAACGGGGCCGCCAGGGCCTGTGCCGACCTGACCCACAATCTCGCGTGGATCCAGGAGAACGGCAGGATCATCTACGGCCCGGTCCCGATGCTGTCCGGTCGGCCCGGCTACCGCACCACCACCGGGATGTTCTCCGTCTACTGGAAGGACATCGATCACGAGTCGTCCATCTTCGACTCGGCCCCGATGCCCTACTCGATCTTCTTCAACGGCGGCGAAGCCTTCCACGAGGGAAGCCTGAGCATCAGGTCGCACGGCTGCGTCCACCTCGGGAACACCGCGGCCCGGTACTTCTGGAGTGCACTGGACTACGGCGATGCGGTGCACGTCTTCGGGTACGCGCCCTACTAG
- the rpsB gene encoding 30S ribosomal protein S2: MAVVTMRQLLDAGVHFGHQTRRWNPKMKRFIFTERNGIYIIDLQQTLSYIDRAYEFVSQTVAHGGTVLFVGTKRQAQEAIAEQATRVSMPYVNHRWLGGMLTNFSTVHKRLQRLKDLEAMETSGEFDGRTKKEVLLMTREKDKLAKTLGGIRDMARVPSAVWIVDTKKEHIAVGEARKLNIPVVAVLDTNCDPDEVDFPIPGNDDAIRSAGLLTKVVAEAVAAGLIARSGGSAETGEEPLAEWERELLQESKAAEAPADGAAASAPVEAPAAEAAPAAEAPAAEAAPAAEAPAAEAAPAAEAPAAEAAPAAEAPAAEAAPAAPVAAEKTTS, from the coding sequence ATGGCTGTCGTCACCATGCGTCAGTTGCTGGACGCAGGTGTCCACTTCGGACACCAGACCCGTCGCTGGAACCCGAAGATGAAACGGTTCATCTTCACCGAACGCAACGGCATCTACATCATCGATCTCCAGCAGACGCTGTCGTACATCGACCGTGCCTACGAGTTCGTCAGCCAGACCGTCGCCCACGGCGGGACGGTGCTGTTCGTCGGCACCAAGCGTCAGGCGCAGGAGGCCATCGCCGAGCAGGCGACGCGCGTCTCGATGCCCTACGTGAACCACCGCTGGCTGGGCGGCATGCTCACCAACTTCTCCACCGTGCACAAGCGTCTGCAGCGTCTCAAGGACCTCGAGGCGATGGAGACCTCCGGCGAGTTCGACGGCCGCACCAAGAAGGAGGTGCTGCTGATGACCCGCGAGAAGGACAAGCTGGCCAAGACCCTCGGCGGCATCCGCGACATGGCCCGCGTGCCGAGCGCCGTCTGGATCGTCGACACCAAGAAGGAGCACATCGCCGTCGGCGAGGCTCGCAAGCTGAACATCCCGGTCGTCGCGGTGCTGGACACCAACTGCGACCCGGACGAGGTCGACTTCCCGATCCCGGGCAACGACGACGCGATCCGCTCCGCCGGCCTGCTCACCAAGGTCGTCGCCGAAGCCGTTGCGGCCGGGCTCATCGCCCGTTCCGGTGGTTCCGCCGAGACCGGTGAGGAGCCGCTCGCCGAGTGGGAGCGTGAGCTGCTGCAGGAGAGCAAGGCTGCCGAGGCGCCCGCTGACGGTGCTGCTGCTTCCGCTCCGGTCGAGGCGCCTGCCGCCGAAGCCGCTCCTGCTGCCGAGGCGCCTGCCGCCGAAGCCGCTCCTGCTGCCGAGGCGCCCGCCGCCGAAGCCGCTCCTGCTGCCGAGGCGCCCGCCGCCGAAGCCGCTCCTGCTGCCGAGGCGCCCGCCGCCGAAGCCGCTCCTGCTGCTCCGGTCGCTGCCGAAAAGACCACCAGCTGA
- the dprA gene encoding DNA-processing protein DprA, with protein MIGAAATGSSSEPAARATPETRIARAGLLRMVEPPSAAMVQLVAEVGPEQAWDLIVSGHVPQSCRRAVAARTQGVTASQLRAAAGRDLDVVAELGGEFICPEDAQWPAAAFDSFQASGSGLFPPLGVYLRGTGLPPQPSGAVTIVGSRASTAYGRRCASEIAAELAAHGLTVVSGAAFGIDAAAHRGALSVRGRGSTAAVLACGIDIVYPVAHRELVAEIADRGALLSEYPPGTTPARHRFLARNRLIAALASVTVVVEAGRRSGTVSTANAAAALNRVVMAVPGPVTSAMSVGCHDLLRSGQVVIATNGQDVLEAAGVRTALSPQGVPHRPTDDLSPVVGRVYEALPGSGTRTVRELATEAGIPAVEVLAALAELDLVGLARADSGTWGRR; from the coding sequence GTGATCGGCGCAGCCGCGACCGGTTCATCGTCCGAACCGGCGGCGCGGGCGACGCCCGAGACCAGGATCGCCAGGGCCGGGTTGTTGCGGATGGTCGAACCGCCCTCGGCCGCGATGGTGCAGCTGGTGGCCGAGGTCGGACCCGAGCAGGCCTGGGACCTGATCGTCAGCGGCCACGTGCCGCAGTCCTGCCGGCGGGCCGTGGCTGCTCGGACCCAGGGCGTCACGGCTTCGCAGCTGCGGGCCGCGGCCGGCCGCGATCTGGACGTGGTGGCCGAACTGGGCGGAGAGTTCATCTGCCCCGAGGACGCACAGTGGCCGGCCGCGGCGTTCGACAGTTTCCAGGCGTCCGGTTCCGGGCTGTTCCCGCCACTCGGTGTCTACCTCCGCGGCACCGGATTGCCACCGCAGCCCTCCGGCGCGGTGACGATCGTCGGCAGCCGCGCGAGCACCGCATACGGACGACGCTGTGCCTCGGAGATCGCGGCCGAGCTGGCCGCGCACGGGCTGACGGTCGTGTCGGGAGCGGCCTTCGGGATCGATGCCGCAGCACATCGGGGCGCGCTGAGCGTGCGGGGCCGCGGATCGACGGCGGCGGTCCTGGCCTGCGGTATCGACATCGTCTATCCGGTGGCGCACCGCGAGCTGGTGGCCGAGATCGCCGACCGCGGCGCGCTGCTCAGCGAATACCCGCCGGGAACCACGCCGGCCAGGCACCGGTTCCTGGCCAGGAACCGTCTCATCGCCGCGCTGGCATCGGTGACAGTGGTCGTGGAGGCTGGACGGCGCTCGGGCACGGTCAGCACTGCGAACGCGGCGGCGGCGTTGAACCGGGTCGTGATGGCCGTACCGGGCCCGGTGACGTCGGCCATGTCTGTGGGCTGCCACGACCTGCTGAGGTCCGGGCAGGTGGTGATCGCCACCAACGGGCAGGACGTGCTGGAGGCCGCCGGAGTCCGCACCGCCCTGAGCCCGCAGGGGGTTCCGCACCGTCCCACGGACGACCTGTCGCCCGTCGTCGGCCGGGTCTACGAGGCGCTGCCCGGTTCCGGAACCCGCACGGTGCGGGAGCTCGCGACGGAAGCCGGCATCCCGGCGGTCGAGGTGCTTGCGGCACTCGCGGAGCTCGACCTGGTGGGTCTGGCCCGGGCGGACAGCGGCACCTGGGGACGACGATGA
- a CDS encoding YifB family Mg chelatase-like AAA ATPase, with product MSLARTWSVAPEGVFGHLIEVEADLAAGLPGTTVIGLGDAAVQQAKDRVRAALANSGLKWPDRKVTIALSPAALPKKGAGFDLAVAIAVLAADDRVPLRGVVETALIGELGLDGGLRPVRGVLPLLLAARRGGLRAALVPVGNLREALHAGIPVRGVPRLADLVAHLRGESDELVDRVVEEDLPPDEPPDMLDVLGQPVARQALEIAAAGGHHVAMIGPPGAGKTMLAMRLPSLLPPLDEDDSLEVTAVHSVAGTLAERSPLITRPPFVDPHHSASLSAVIGGGSGTIRPGSVSLAHRGILFLDESPEFKPTVLDALRQPLESGHVLVSRASGTVRFPARFQLVLAANPCPCAAARDTDCCCASGVRRRYLGRLSGPLLDRVDIRVDLPPVDPSSFGAGGEVVEGSAAIGARVQKARLRSEQRWRSTHWRTNAEVPGPTVRRWFRAHACDTEIAERAVRVGRLTGRGFDRVLRLALTAADLAERDRPIRADLALALALRCGEEL from the coding sequence ATGAGCCTCGCGCGGACGTGGTCGGTCGCCCCGGAAGGGGTGTTCGGGCATCTGATCGAGGTGGAGGCCGATCTCGCGGCCGGACTGCCGGGCACCACGGTGATCGGTCTCGGCGACGCGGCCGTCCAGCAGGCCAAGGACCGGGTCAGGGCAGCCCTGGCGAACTCCGGTCTGAAGTGGCCCGACCGGAAGGTGACCATCGCGCTGTCGCCTGCTGCGTTGCCCAAGAAGGGTGCCGGGTTCGACCTCGCGGTGGCGATCGCCGTGCTCGCCGCCGACGACCGGGTACCCCTGCGCGGGGTGGTCGAGACCGCGCTGATCGGTGAGCTGGGGCTGGACGGCGGACTCCGGCCGGTACGCGGTGTGCTGCCGCTGCTGTTGGCAGCGCGCCGGGGTGGTCTGCGAGCCGCCCTGGTGCCCGTCGGCAACCTGCGTGAGGCCCTGCACGCCGGGATCCCGGTGCGAGGAGTCCCGCGGTTGGCCGACCTGGTCGCCCACCTGCGGGGCGAATCGGACGAGCTCGTCGATCGGGTCGTCGAGGAGGACCTGCCGCCGGACGAACCGCCGGACATGCTCGACGTGCTGGGTCAGCCGGTGGCCAGACAAGCACTCGAGATTGCCGCTGCCGGCGGTCATCACGTCGCCATGATCGGTCCGCCGGGAGCGGGCAAGACGATGCTGGCGATGCGGTTGCCCTCCCTGTTGCCGCCGCTGGACGAGGATGACTCCCTCGAGGTCACGGCGGTCCATTCGGTGGCGGGCACGCTCGCCGAGCGGTCGCCACTGATCACCCGCCCACCCTTCGTGGACCCGCACCACTCGGCCAGCCTGTCGGCCGTCATCGGTGGCGGCAGCGGCACGATCCGACCCGGCAGCGTGAGTCTCGCGCACCGGGGGATCCTGTTCCTGGACGAGAGCCCGGAGTTCAAGCCGACGGTGCTCGATGCGCTCCGGCAGCCACTGGAGTCCGGGCACGTGCTGGTGTCCCGAGCCTCCGGGACCGTACGGTTCCCCGCCCGGTTCCAACTGGTGCTGGCGGCCAACCCCTGCCCCTGCGCGGCCGCGCGTGACACCGACTGCTGCTGCGCCTCCGGGGTGCGGCGGCGCTATCTGGGCCGGTTGTCGGGGCCATTGCTGGACCGGGTTGACATCCGGGTCGATCTCCCGCCGGTCGACCCGTCGTCCTTCGGCGCCGGCGGAGAGGTGGTGGAGGGTTCGGCAGCCATCGGCGCCCGGGTGCAGAAGGCCAGACTCCGCTCCGAGCAGCGGTGGCGGTCCACGCACTGGCGGACGAATGCCGAGGTGCCGGGCCCGACCGTGCGCCGCTGGTTCCGCGCGCATGCCTGCGACACCGAGATCGCCGAGCGGGCGGTTCGCGTCGGGCGGTTGACGGGGAGGGGCTTCGATCGGGTTCTGCGGCTGGCGCTGACAGCCGCGGATCTGGCGGAACGTGATCGTCCGATCCGCGCCGACCTGGCCCTGGCCCTCGCCCTGCGGTGCGGGGAGGAACTGTGA
- a CDS encoding tyrosine recombinase XerC — translation MAVGGGAPRRPVRAAQRAELSGAVRAVLDDYERHLTSERSVSTATVRAYLGDVVSLMTHVARMGIEHPTQLTLPALRSWLALQRTHGAATTSQARRVAAVRAFTAWCLRTARIDTDPGARLASPRTGRSLPEILREDQAEALLDTAAAAVGSAVRWESDTAADAPARDPAAAALQHALARRDAAMLEVLYASGIRVSELAGLCLTDIDAGRRILRVVGKGDKERAVPYGVPAQRAIEGWLAAGRPHLSTQDSGDALFLGARGGRIDPRAVRSVVRRATATELGSDGVSPHALRHSAATHLLNGGADLRTVQEILGHAGLGTTQIYTHVSNERLAAVYRQAHPRA, via the coding sequence ATGGCTGTCGGTGGTGGTGCCCCGCGCCGCCCGGTTCGGGCGGCCCAACGTGCCGAGCTGTCCGGTGCCGTCCGCGCCGTGCTGGACGACTACGAGCGTCATCTGACCAGCGAACGGTCCGTCTCGACTGCCACGGTGCGGGCCTACCTCGGCGACGTCGTCTCGTTGATGACCCACGTGGCACGGATGGGCATCGAGCACCCCACCCAGCTGACCCTGCCCGCGCTGCGGAGCTGGCTCGCGCTGCAGCGCACCCACGGCGCCGCGACGACCTCGCAGGCCAGGCGGGTCGCGGCCGTCAGGGCGTTCACCGCCTGGTGCCTGCGTACCGCTCGGATCGACACCGATCCCGGCGCTCGGCTGGCATCGCCGCGAACAGGCCGCTCGCTGCCCGAGATCCTGCGCGAGGACCAGGCGGAAGCACTGCTGGACACCGCGGCGGCCGCGGTCGGGTCGGCGGTGCGGTGGGAATCCGACACCGCGGCAGACGCGCCGGCCCGTGACCCCGCCGCGGCGGCGCTGCAGCACGCCCTCGCCCGCCGCGATGCGGCAATGCTGGAGGTGTTGTACGCCAGCGGGATCCGGGTGTCGGAACTGGCAGGGCTCTGTCTCACCGACATCGACGCCGGACGCAGGATCCTGCGCGTGGTCGGCAAGGGCGACAAGGAACGCGCCGTGCCGTACGGCGTCCCCGCGCAGCGCGCCATCGAGGGCTGGCTGGCCGCCGGCCGACCGCACCTGTCGACGCAGGACTCGGGCGACGCGCTGTTCCTGGGTGCCCGTGGTGGTCGGATCGACCCGCGCGCCGTCCGCTCCGTCGTCCGGCGGGCAACCGCCACCGAGCTGGGCAGCGACGGGGTCAGCCCGCACGCGCTGCGGCACAGCGCTGCGACCCATCTGCTCAACGGCGGCGCCGACCTGCGGACGGTCCAGGAGATCCTCGGACATGCGGGGCTGGGAACGACTCAGATCTACACCCACGTCTCGAACGAACGACTGGCCGCCGTCTACCGACAGGCACACCCGCGTGCGTGA
- a CDS encoding ABC transporter ATP-binding protein, producing the protein MTDHTVGPGVSGGLPSYPSTRASDPRTAGAALAIRGLVKQFGEKTAVDHIDLDVPVGSFFGLVGPNGAGKTTTLSMVTGLLRPDEGRIFVAGGDVWADPVAAKADMGVLPDGLRLFERLSGPELSSYLGRLRGIPADEVQRRIQGLLDVLDLTSAGSKLVADYSTGMRKKITLAAALLHSPSLLLLDEPLEAVDPVSARAIRGVLSDYCAGGGTVVFSSHVMALVEELCSHVAVMADGRIVASGELSVVRGDAASLDDAFFHIIGGQDRGTEGLSWLRSSRA; encoded by the coding sequence ATGACCGATCACACCGTCGGCCCAGGCGTTTCGGGGGGCCTTCCCAGTTATCCGAGCACGAGAGCATCCGATCCCAGGACTGCGGGGGCCGCGCTGGCCATCCGCGGTCTGGTGAAGCAGTTCGGTGAGAAGACAGCGGTCGACCACATCGACCTCGATGTCCCGGTCGGATCCTTCTTCGGCCTGGTCGGTCCGAACGGTGCCGGCAAGACCACGACACTGTCGATGGTCACCGGTCTGCTGCGGCCCGACGAGGGTCGGATCTTCGTCGCCGGCGGCGACGTGTGGGCGGACCCGGTCGCGGCCAAGGCCGACATGGGCGTGCTGCCCGACGGTCTGCGGCTGTTCGAACGGCTCTCCGGCCCGGAGCTGTCGAGCTATCTCGGTCGGTTGCGCGGCATCCCTGCCGACGAGGTCCAGCGCCGCATCCAAGGTCTGCTGGACGTCCTGGATCTCACTTCGGCCGGGAGCAAGCTGGTGGCCGACTACTCCACCGGCATGCGCAAGAAGATCACCCTCGCCGCTGCCCTTCTCCACTCGCCGTCGCTGTTGCTGCTCGACGAACCGCTCGAAGCCGTCGACCCGGTGTCCGCCAGGGCGATCCGCGGCGTGCTCTCGGACTACTGCGCCGGCGGCGGCACGGTCGTCTTCTCCTCCCACGTGATGGCACTGGTCGAAGAACTGTGCAGTCACGTCGCCGTGATGGCCGACGGCCGGATCGTCGCCAGCGGCGAGCTGAGTGTCGTCCGCGGCGACGCCGCTTCGCTGGACGACGCGTTCTTCCACATCATCGGCGGGCAGGATCGCGGGACGGAGGGCCTGTCGTGGTTGCGATCTTCGCGAGCCTGA